The Coregonus clupeaformis isolate EN_2021a chromosome 3, ASM2061545v1, whole genome shotgun sequence genome includes a region encoding these proteins:
- the LOC121544715 gene encoding guanine nucleotide-binding protein subunit beta-2-like 1 — protein MTEQMTVRGTLKGHNGWVTQIATTPQFPDMILSASRDKSIIMWKLTRDETNYGIPQRALKGHSHFVSDVVISSDGQFALSGSWDGTLRLWDLTTGTTTRRFVGHTKDVLSVAFSADNRQIVSGSRDKTIKLWNTLGVCKYTIQDESHSEWVSCVRFSPNSSNPIIVSCGWDKMVKVWNLANCKLKTNHIGHTGYLNTVTVSPDGSLCASGGKDGQAMLWDLNEGKHLYTLDSGDNINALCFSPNRYWLCAATGPSIKIWDLEGKIIVDELRQEVISTNSKAEPPQCTSLAWSADGQTLFAGYTDNLIRVWQVTIGTR, from the exons ATGACCGAGCAGATGACAGTAAGGGGTACCCTGAAGGGGCACAATGGTTGGGTCACCCAGATCGCGACTACCCCTCAGTTTCCCGATATGATTCTGTCTGCATCCCGAG ATAAGTCTATCATTATGTGGAAGCTGACCCGTGATGAGACCAACTATGGCATCCCCCAGCGCGCCCTGAAGGGACACTCTCACTTTGTGAGCGATGTAGTCATCTCCTCAGATGGACAGTTTGCCCTGTCCGGGTCCTGGGATGGGACCCTCCGCCTGTGGGACCTCACCAC TGGCACCACCACCCGTCGCTTTGTGGGCCACACCAAGGACGTCCTGAGCGTGGCTTTCTCCGCTGACAACAGGCAGATTGTGTCTGGCTCTCGGGACAAGACCATCAAGCTGTGGAACACCCTGGGAGTCTGCAAGTACACCATCCAGGATGAGAGCCACTCTGAGTGGGTGTCCTGCGTGCGCTTTTCCCCTAACAGCAGCAACCCCATCATTGTCTCATGTGGTTGGGACAAGATGGTCAAG GTGTGGAACCTGGCCAACTGCAAGCTGAAGACTAACCACATTGGCCACACTGGCTACCTGAACACAGTGACCGTCTCTCCCGATGGCTCTCTCTGCGCTTCTGGTGGAAAG GATGGTCAGGCCATGCTGTGGGACCTGAACGAGGGGAAGCACCTGTACACCCTGGACAGTGGTGACAACATCAACGCCCTCTGCTTCAGCCCCAACCGATACTGGCTCTGTGCCGCCACCGGCCCCAGCATCAAGATCTGG GATCTGGAGGGTAAGATAATTGTGGATGAGCTGAGACAGGAGGTGATCAGCACCAACAGTAAGGCCGAGCCCCCACAGTGCACCTCTCTGGCCTGGTCTGCTGACGGACAG ACCCTGTTTGCTGGCTACACAGATAACCTGATCAGAGTGTGGCAGGTTACCATCGGAACCCGATAA